The following proteins are encoded in a genomic region of Terriglobia bacterium:
- a CDS encoding NAD-dependent epimerase/dehydratase family protein codes for MKALVIGGTGFIGSHIVQALLGKGVRVRIPVRHKGEVAGCNRDGGVDIEYCYGDVLDEGSLRACMDGIEIVYGSFGLLGQWRISHDEYWKVNTRAVTNVLNSLAGTSVRQFIHLSSAGVLGPLPDGVIADEAFPFNPSNIYEMSKCEAEREVLRFGKSGHLPFTIVRPEFVYGPGDLHVLPLFSAIRKRRFFLIGNGASVLHPTYIDDLIQGILLCADNNRAIGKTYMITGKAPLHVREIAEIIAEELNVHLSRINIPRGFAWLGASALELLARSIRASKPLLTRSQVKFFSENRAFSNRKAQIELGYVPTVDFREGVKRTLCWYTEKEYL; via the coding sequence ATGAAGGCACTGGTTATTGGCGGCACTGGATTTATTGGAAGCCATATTGTTCAGGCACTCTTGGGAAAGGGTGTTCGGGTTCGTATCCCTGTTCGGCACAAGGGTGAAGTAGCGGGATGCAACCGGGATGGTGGGGTCGATATCGAGTATTGCTATGGTGATGTCCTGGATGAAGGTTCTCTTCGCGCATGTATGGATGGAATCGAAATAGTATACGGCTCTTTTGGTCTGCTAGGTCAGTGGCGAATATCCCATGATGAATATTGGAAGGTAAATACACGTGCTGTGACTAACGTTTTAAATAGCCTTGCTGGCACGAGCGTCAGACAGTTCATTCACCTGAGCAGTGCCGGTGTGCTGGGCCCTCTTCCAGACGGCGTCATTGCTGATGAAGCGTTTCCGTTCAATCCTTCGAACATCTATGAAATGTCGAAGTGTGAAGCGGAAAGGGAAGTGTTGAGGTTCGGAAAGTCGGGTCATCTTCCTTTTACGATCGTCCGGCCTGAGTTCGTCTACGGCCCTGGCGATCTGCACGTATTACCTCTGTTCAGCGCGATTCGCAAGCGACGGTTTTTCTTGATCGGGAATGGCGCCAGCGTGCTTCACCCAACCTATATTGATGATTTAATCCAGGGGATTCTCCTGTGTGCGGACAACAATAGGGCCATCGGAAAGACCTATATGATCACTGGAAAAGCGCCGCTTCATGTGAGGGAGATCGCAGAAATCATCGCTGAGGAATTGAACGTCCATTTGTCCCGAATAAACATCCCGCGCGGCTTTGCATGGCTTGGGGCGAGCGCGCTCGAATTGCTTGCCCGAAGCATCCGCGCATCAAAACCTCTATTAACGCGATCCCAGGTGAAGTTTTTCTCAGAAAATAGGGCTTTTAGCAACCGCAAGGCCCAAATTGAGCTGGGTTATGTGCCAACGGTTGACTTTCGTGAAGGTGTGAAAAGGACGCTTTGTTGGTACACGGAGAAGGAATACTTGTAA
- a CDS encoding sulfatase has translation MQGRPFHKIARRVLIVSLLFVAALLCLHTMNALRFATGVFDNSARNLIERSRRVRDVARPGYQDQALAKLPKNPNIGSFLRLDEMLRNAAVREKPSLPLQKDLAGIVYGLEFGDASRPNLISALGQSTIKVKDGIATIEQKNEDFFTNEMPFEVPRNELGEVVIRARANKPARMIVAWLEYSEFQAPSLQEKIWRKQVHLDLIADGDFHIYEVNLKDVIKRDLRSDQKIKRILLRPSLSDGVVVEIDFIRFYSTYARYLKQINGTDYEVVGNEMRKILYMLVPQALEYSLEVPEGSPFLDFGTAILVNNEPINFEISVESGQREAIVYSRTVSNSSMWYDARLPLEVWRGKKVKIILRVSGSQKNVALWSNPILYSEPERRFNVIIILEDALRADHLSGNGYKLPTTPVKDKLFAECGIVFENAISQGCWTRPSVPSLMTSLMPTVTGVWHFSDMLGDEFLTLAEIMRSQGFVTGAFIQNPNAGAWAGMHQGYSQLFDEAALGLETEGVFGERLKGWLESQRQRNFFLYLHLHHPAGPYDPPKPFDSWYRDAQSKGKPVERTYLDPEYVKQPTDEGRRLLYDGAIRHNDALLPKLIETLRTLGIYQDTLLVFMADHGEHLGERGLWSHGEPGYIETIHPQLNFVYPARFHASRRISQTVQLIDIMPTILDLARVDTSNLVFQGDSLLDLIEGRRLSYWDNRIAVSEEVDGMSSTQRTPRLSGSLFFRNWHLISSASLFKGSWRLPALFRLELFNFKDDHNESSPAVSFLPDIYIKYKYATVMTGLQKNDIEAWRKFTKEKRDTIHKLNPETQERLKALGYVK, from the coding sequence ATGCAAGGCAGGCCTTTTCATAAGATTGCTAGACGAGTTTTAATCGTCAGTTTGCTTTTCGTCGCTGCGCTGCTTTGTTTGCACACGATGAATGCTCTTCGTTTTGCCACTGGTGTCTTTGACAACAGTGCACGGAACCTGATCGAACGGTCGCGTCGTGTTCGTGATGTCGCGCGGCCGGGCTACCAAGATCAAGCGCTTGCAAAGCTGCCCAAAAATCCAAATATTGGTTCTTTCCTTCGCCTCGACGAGATGTTAAGGAACGCTGCGGTGCGTGAAAAACCTTCTCTTCCTCTCCAGAAGGATTTAGCTGGAATAGTTTACGGCTTGGAGTTTGGGGACGCCAGCCGGCCAAACCTTATTTCTGCTTTAGGCCAATCAACAATTAAGGTGAAGGACGGTATCGCTACAATTGAGCAGAAAAATGAGGACTTTTTTACGAATGAAATGCCATTTGAAGTTCCTAGAAATGAGCTCGGAGAGGTCGTTATTCGTGCACGGGCTAATAAGCCAGCACGAATGATTGTGGCCTGGCTTGAATATAGTGAATTTCAGGCTCCCTCTTTGCAGGAGAAAATATGGAGGAAGCAAGTCCATTTGGATCTGATTGCAGATGGTGACTTCCACATATACGAAGTTAACTTAAAGGATGTGATCAAGCGCGATTTAAGGAGCGATCAAAAAATAAAACGGATTCTTTTGCGTCCCTCACTGAGTGATGGAGTTGTTGTCGAGATTGACTTCATTCGTTTTTATTCGACGTACGCCAGATATTTGAAACAAATCAATGGCACCGACTACGAGGTTGTTGGGAATGAGATGCGAAAGATTTTGTATATGCTTGTGCCACAAGCTTTGGAGTACTCTCTGGAGGTCCCTGAAGGGTCACCTTTTCTCGATTTCGGCACTGCGATTCTGGTGAACAATGAGCCGATTAACTTTGAGATCTCTGTCGAAAGTGGTCAAAGGGAAGCGATAGTGTATTCCAGGACCGTGAGCAATTCCTCCATGTGGTACGATGCCCGGCTGCCTTTAGAGGTGTGGAGAGGCAAGAAGGTGAAGATCATCTTGCGAGTAAGCGGTTCGCAAAAAAATGTTGCTTTATGGAGTAACCCTATTCTTTATTCGGAGCCAGAGCGACGTTTCAATGTCATTATAATTTTAGAGGACGCTTTGCGGGCAGATCACCTTTCAGGCAATGGCTACAAATTGCCTACTACTCCTGTTAAGGACAAACTGTTTGCAGAGTGCGGGATTGTCTTCGAAAACGCGATTTCCCAGGGTTGTTGGACGCGCCCGTCTGTTCCGTCGCTGATGACCTCTCTTATGCCGACCGTGACTGGTGTCTGGCACTTTTCTGATATGCTGGGAGACGAATTCCTAACTCTTGCGGAGATTATGCGCAGCCAGGGCTTTGTCACCGGGGCTTTTATTCAAAACCCAAACGCTGGCGCGTGGGCGGGCATGCATCAGGGATATAGCCAATTGTTCGACGAGGCGGCGCTGGGACTGGAGACGGAAGGAGTTTTCGGAGAGCGCCTGAAAGGCTGGCTGGAATCGCAGAGGCAGCGGAACTTTTTTCTTTACCTCCACCTCCATCATCCGGCAGGGCCTTATGACCCGCCAAAACCCTTTGACAGCTGGTACAGGGATGCCCAATCAAAGGGGAAGCCGGTCGAGCGTACATACTTGGATCCGGAGTACGTGAAACAACCGACGGATGAAGGACGGCGGTTGCTGTATGACGGCGCCATTCGCCATAATGATGCTCTTTTGCCAAAGTTAATTGAAACCCTTCGAACTTTAGGGATTTACCAGGACACACTGTTGGTGTTTATGGCAGATCACGGAGAACATCTCGGTGAACGTGGTTTGTGGAGCCATGGAGAACCTGGATACATTGAGACAATCCATCCACAATTGAACTTTGTTTATCCGGCTCGCTTTCACGCGAGCAGACGGATATCGCAGACGGTGCAGCTGATCGATATAATGCCTACGATTCTCGACTTGGCACGGGTCGATACGAGTAACCTCGTATTTCAAGGTGATTCCTTACTCGACCTCATTGAGGGTCGCAGGCTGTCATACTGGGATAACCGTATTGCAGTTTCGGAAGAAGTGGACGGAATGTCATCGACACAAAGGACACCGCGCTTGTCTGGCTCGCTTTTCTTCCGGAACTGGCATTTGATCAGCTCCGCATCGCTTTTTAAAGGGAGTTGGCGTTTACCTGCTTTATTTCGATTGGAGCTGTTCAACTTCAAGGATGATCATAACGAGAGCAGCCCAGCGGTGTCCTTTCTCCCCGACATCTATATCAAATATAAATATGCAACGGTTATGACAGGTTTGCAAAAAAACGACATAGAAGCTTGGAGGAAATTTACTAAGGAAAAACGAGATACAATTCACAAGCTTAATCCTGAAACCCAGGAACGTCTTAAGGCCTTAGGTTACGTTAAGTGA
- a CDS encoding GDP-L-fucose synthase, producing MKAKPVLHPESKIFVAGHTGLVGSAICRRLMKAGCNRLLLRTLRELDLTKQDAVQDFFSKEKPELVFLAAARVGGIHANSSYPAEFIYENLMIECNVIHAAWQHGVEKMLVLGSSCIYPREAPQPIREEYLLAGPLERTNEPYAVAKIAGISMAQAYRRQYGFNVICPMPTNLYGPGDNFDLKKAHVLPALIRKFHEAKLTDAPEVVVWGTGTPRREFLHVDDLADAVLFLMLHYDDPEIINVGTGEDVTIRELALLIRDIVGYRGPIVFDPSKPDGTPRKLLDVHRLTSLGWTAHRSLDAGLADLYSWYQANLP from the coding sequence TTGAAGGCGAAACCAGTATTACATCCCGAGAGCAAAATCTTCGTAGCCGGCCACACGGGTCTGGTCGGTTCCGCCATCTGCCGCCGTCTTATGAAAGCGGGATGCAACAGGCTGTTATTGCGGACACTGCGCGAGCTCGATCTCACGAAGCAGGATGCGGTCCAGGATTTCTTCTCGAAGGAAAAGCCTGAATTAGTTTTCCTCGCTGCCGCCCGGGTCGGTGGGATCCACGCCAACAGCAGCTATCCCGCCGAGTTCATTTATGAAAATCTGATGATTGAATGCAATGTGATCCACGCCGCCTGGCAGCATGGTGTGGAGAAGATGCTTGTGCTCGGTTCTTCCTGCATTTACCCGCGTGAAGCTCCTCAGCCCATCAGGGAAGAATATCTACTTGCGGGTCCCCTTGAACGCACCAACGAACCCTACGCCGTCGCCAAGATTGCCGGCATCAGCATGGCGCAAGCTTACCGCCGTCAGTACGGCTTCAACGTGATCTGCCCGATGCCGACCAACCTCTATGGTCCTGGCGACAACTTCGACCTTAAAAAGGCCCATGTCTTGCCTGCGCTCATCCGCAAATTCCACGAGGCGAAACTGACCGACGCTCCCGAAGTCGTCGTCTGGGGCACCGGGACGCCGCGCCGCGAATTTCTCCATGTGGACGACCTGGCCGATGCAGTGCTGTTCCTGATGTTGCACTACGACGACCCGGAAATCATCAACGTCGGCACGGGGGAGGATGTGACGATTCGCGAGTTGGCGCTCTTGATTCGTGATATTGTCGGCTATCGGGGCCCAATAGTGTTCGACCCCTCAAAACCCGATGGCACCCCCAGGAAGCTGCTGGATGTCCACCGCCTGACCTCCCTCGGTTGGACCGCACACAGGTCGCTTGATGCGGGCCTGGCAGACCTGTACAGCTGGTATCAGGCGAACCTACCATGA
- a CDS encoding B12-binding domain-containing radical SAM protein: MAKMTGSSQAMGAGDGGRARIRVCLISLYSCSAIGLRYLASVLRENGIDVHLIFFKDKDIALDLMERPSQREYELLLQLIGRLDPHLVGLGVRSSFLSIAREITRQIQTRLNKPVIWGGTHATVAPDESIQIADMICLGEGEQAILELAQELALRNVNPNVESIWTRRDGSIVRNPIRGLWQNLDALPFPDYIDESKYFVHHNEIACEDPGRRSFNLDVITSRGCPYRCSYCSNSILSDLCAGKGRAIRRRSVKNVLDELRSQRDNFADLKRIDFIDEVFTWDRDWAEEFVEQYKRDIGLPFHCMQHPETVDREILCMLRDAGLERVEIGIQSGSARVRKEVFNRPVSDEKLINTSRIMRELRIVPFYDVIVDNPFETTEDKRSGLKLLLSMSRPFHMHMFSLIYFPNTILTRNALEAKVITEDQVEGRATTCFDQWYVSLNHPRPLSDRYWLSLYSLCSKNFVPKRFIRFLSGVNYLSKAPFMLVRFAILCNFIKLGSIAVKWLFEGKPVLSSIGKRRKSGKAGSRIV; this comes from the coding sequence ATGGCGAAAATGACAGGCAGCTCCCAGGCTATGGGCGCAGGAGATGGCGGCCGCGCAAGAATCCGAGTTTGTCTTATCTCGCTTTACTCCTGCAGTGCGATCGGACTGCGTTACCTAGCCTCTGTCTTGCGCGAGAATGGGATTGACGTCCATCTTATCTTTTTCAAGGACAAAGATATCGCTCTGGACCTGATGGAACGTCCAAGCCAGAGGGAATACGAGCTTTTGTTGCAGCTCATAGGCCGGCTTGATCCTCATCTGGTAGGACTTGGAGTGCGATCTTCTTTTCTCTCTATTGCACGTGAGATTACGAGACAAATACAGACGAGATTGAACAAACCAGTTATCTGGGGCGGCACGCATGCTACTGTGGCGCCTGATGAAAGCATACAGATTGCAGACATGATTTGTCTGGGTGAAGGGGAGCAGGCAATTTTGGAGCTTGCGCAAGAGCTTGCTTTAAGAAATGTTAATCCGAATGTCGAAAGCATCTGGACCCGGAGAGACGGGTCAATTGTCAGAAACCCAATCCGCGGGCTGTGGCAGAATTTAGATGCCCTGCCGTTTCCAGATTATATTGATGAAAGCAAGTATTTTGTCCACCACAACGAGATCGCTTGCGAGGATCCGGGAAGACGATCTTTCAATCTGGATGTCATAACTTCCAGGGGCTGTCCATATCGGTGCAGCTATTGTTCCAACAGTATCCTTAGCGACTTGTGTGCAGGGAAGGGACGGGCAATAAGGCGAAGAAGCGTCAAGAACGTGTTGGATGAGTTGAGATCGCAAAGGGATAATTTTGCTGACCTGAAACGAATCGATTTCATCGATGAGGTATTTACCTGGGATAGGGACTGGGCTGAGGAATTTGTGGAACAATACAAAAGAGACATCGGCTTGCCTTTTCATTGCATGCAGCACCCCGAAACTGTTGACAGGGAAATCTTATGCATGCTACGGGACGCAGGCCTGGAACGTGTTGAGATCGGGATACAGTCTGGTTCCGCACGCGTTCGCAAGGAGGTCTTTAATCGTCCGGTTTCCGATGAGAAACTGATTAACACTTCCCGGATAATGCGAGAATTGAGGATAGTGCCATTCTATGATGTTATTGTTGATAATCCTTTCGAGACGACTGAGGATAAGAGGAGCGGTCTTAAACTGTTACTCAGTATGTCGCGCCCTTTCCATATGCACATGTTCTCACTGATATATTTTCCTAATACCATTCTGACTCGAAACGCCCTCGAAGCAAAAGTGATTACAGAAGATCAAGTCGAAGGAAGAGCTACTACGTGTTTTGACCAATGGTATGTTTCCTTAAATCATCCGCGTCCTCTGTCCGACAGGTATTGGTTGAGCTTATATTCTCTGTGCTCAAAAAACTTTGTGCCAAAGAGGTTTATCAGGTTCCTTAGCGGAGTGAATTATTTGTCAAAGGCTCCGTTTATGTTGGTGCGCTTCGCCATCCTATGCAACTTCATAAAGCTTGGGTCGATCGCCGTAAAATGGCTCTTTGAAGGAAAGCCCGTTCTAAGTTCGATCGGGAAGCGAAGAAAGAGCGGAAAAGCGGGAAGCCGAATCGTATAG
- the gmd gene encoding GDP-mannose 4,6-dehydratase — MKKALITGITGQDGSYLARLLLEKNYAVHGIIRRTSTFNTDRIEDIYRDPHDRGARMFLYYGDLTDGTSLRRILEKTEPDEVYNLGSQSHVRVSFDQPEYTADTVATGTLRLLEAVRDYCGNNPGQVRFYQAGSSEMYGAAPPPQNEKTPFYPRSPYAASKVAAHWYAVNYREAYGLFICNGILFNHESPQRGETFVTRKITRAAGRIRHGLQTKLYLGNLEAKRDWGYAGDYVKAMWAMLQQAEPDDYVIATGESHSVKEFLDETFSLVGLDWPSYVELDSRYLRPTEVDQLMGDRSKAKARLQWEPKVGFKELVRMMVDHDLEMAQKEKTLLNAGHSSSLRTYI; from the coding sequence ATGAAGAAAGCGCTGATCACTGGTATCACAGGCCAGGACGGATCGTACCTGGCTCGGTTGCTGCTCGAAAAAAACTACGCAGTTCATGGCATCATCAGGCGGACGAGCACCTTCAATACGGACCGCATCGAAGACATCTACCGGGATCCTCATGACCGTGGTGCACGGATGTTTCTTTACTACGGGGATCTCACCGACGGCACCAGCCTGCGCCGGATCCTGGAGAAGACGGAACCGGATGAGGTTTACAACCTGGGATCTCAGTCGCACGTTCGTGTTTCTTTTGATCAACCCGAATACACGGCGGATACGGTGGCGACCGGCACATTGCGCCTGCTGGAGGCGGTGCGCGACTATTGCGGCAACAATCCCGGTCAAGTCCGGTTTTATCAGGCAGGATCCTCGGAAATGTACGGCGCGGCGCCCCCGCCGCAGAACGAGAAGACGCCCTTCTACCCTCGCAGTCCTTATGCTGCGAGCAAGGTTGCCGCTCACTGGTACGCCGTCAATTACCGAGAGGCCTATGGCCTATTCATCTGCAATGGAATCCTCTTCAACCATGAGTCTCCGCAGCGAGGCGAGACGTTCGTAACCCGCAAGATAACGCGCGCCGCGGGCCGTATCCGCCACGGATTGCAGACGAAGCTCTACCTGGGCAATCTTGAAGCGAAACGCGATTGGGGTTATGCGGGAGACTATGTGAAAGCGATGTGGGCGATGCTGCAGCAGGCCGAGCCGGACGATTATGTCATCGCGACTGGGGAATCACACTCAGTAAAGGAGTTTCTGGACGAGACCTTCTCCCTTGTGGGATTGGACTGGCCGAGCTATGTGGAACTGGACTCAAGGTATCTGCGCCCTACGGAAGTAGATCAACTCATGGGAGATCGTTCCAAAGCAAAGGCGAGACTCCAGTGGGAGCCCAAGGTGGGTTTCAAAGAGCTGGTGCGCATGATGGTCGATCATGACTTAGAGATGGCGCAAAAGGAAAAGACTTTGCTGAACGCGGGTCACTCCTCCTCCTTGCGGACTTACATTTGA
- a CDS encoding transposase — translation MQSRSIGAGDNVFTEAIYTASKWPHRRQITIKAEIVREHGHCPTNNSQLVIGNLYCKSETVYQICRGKGEAENRVKEPHHVVKLHRTSCTNFCANPFRVLMKAAACSSRTRCGDWRQTPSSPLGKLRRCAKACSRLPPRDKLPLT, via the coding sequence ATGCAATCCCGTAGCATCGGGGCGGGCGATAATGTCTTTACGGAAGCCATTTACACGGCCAGCAAATGGCCTCATCGCCGGCAGATCACCATCAAAGCCGAAATAGTTCGCGAACACGGACACTGCCCCACAAATAATTCTCAACTTGTTATTGGCAACCTATACTGCAAATCCGAAACCGTTTATCAGATCTGCCGTGGAAAAGGCGAAGCCGAAAACCGGGTCAAGGAACCACACCACGTCGTGAAACTCCATCGCACAAGTTGCACGAATTTCTGCGCCAACCCATTCCGCGTTCTCATGAAGGCGGCAGCTTGCTCCTCACGCACGAGATGCGGCGACTGGCGGCAGACACCGTCTTCGCCCCTGGGCAAGTTACGACGCTGCGCAAAAGCCTGTTCAAGACTGCCGCCTCGGGATAAACTCCCCCTCACATAA